The following proteins come from a genomic window of Marispirochaeta sp.:
- a CDS encoding chemotaxis protein CheC, whose product MLEESSDELTCLKTQRLLSPSVSGIAVAVNIGLAFPLLPRRCCRTGFRRNRKSSSTDAVSELANIITGQTSIIIAGESDKIDIIPPAVFGGRTSL is encoded by the coding sequence ATGCTGGAGGAATCATCTGATGAACTCACATGCCTGAAGACGCAGCGGCTTCTCAGCCCCAGTGTGAGCGGCATAGCTGTGGCTGTCAACATCGGTTTAGCATTTCCGCTGTTACCAAGGCGATGCTGCCGGACCGGCTTCAGGCGGAACAGAAAAAGCTCATCAACAGACGCCGTCTCGGAACTGGCGAACATCATCACCGGACAAACCAGCATCATCATTGCGGGAGAAAGCGACAAGATCGACATCATTCCGCCAGCAGTCTTCGGCGGCAGGACATCGCTTTAA
- a CDS encoding PhzF family phenazine biosynthesis protein, with protein sequence MNIRRIAAFSDGETGGNPAGVWIGSSLPTDAEMQRMAADIGFSETAFAASEGAAWRVRYFSPECEVPFCGHATIALGAVLAMENGDGVFKIKLNAANITVEGHREGATISAALQSPPTRSAPEDPKIVSDALALFGIVANDLDHALPPALVHGGADHLVLALDSREVLRAMTYDLNAGRAFMREVRLTTIILINAQTPRLFHARNPFASGGIYEDPATGAAAAAFAGYLRDIGWPHGGAIDIVQGEDMGMRSILHAEIPPLPGSSIRVSGTARIMAPGEKARKL encoded by the coding sequence ATGAATATTCGGCGAATAGCCGCGTTTTCAGATGGTGAAACAGGAGGTAATCCGGCCGGTGTGTGGATCGGATCATCTCTGCCCACAGATGCAGAGATGCAGCGGATGGCTGCTGACATCGGGTTCTCTGAGACGGCATTCGCAGCTTCTGAGGGAGCAGCTTGGCGGGTACGATACTTTTCACCGGAATGTGAGGTTCCCTTCTGTGGACACGCAACCATTGCCTTAGGAGCAGTACTTGCAATGGAAAATGGGGACGGCGTTTTCAAGATTAAACTCAACGCTGCAAATATTACAGTAGAAGGCCACCGTGAAGGGGCGACTATCAGTGCAGCACTTCAGTCCCCACCAACCCGCAGCGCCCCGGAAGACCCCAAAATAGTTTCGGATGCTCTGGCACTTTTCGGCATTGTTGCTAACGATCTTGACCATGCACTCCCTCCAGCCTTGGTTCATGGCGGCGCTGATCATCTTGTGCTTGCTCTTGATTCGAGAGAAGTCCTTCGAGCCATGACCTATGATTTGAATGCTGGACGAGCCTTCATGAGAGAGGTGAGGCTGACAACAATTATCCTAATCAATGCTCAAACTCCACGTCTTTTCCATGCACGTAATCCATTTGCTTCCGGCGGCATTTACGAGGATCCCGCGACTGGTGCGGCGGCAGCTGCTTTCGCTGGCTATTTACGCGACATTGGCTGGCCACATGGGGGAGCTATCGACATAGTGCAAGGTGAAGACATGGGAATGCGTTCCATCCTGCATGCAGAAATCCCACCTTTACCCGGCAGCTCAATCCGTGTTTCCGGTACAGCACGTATTATGGCTCCAGGAGAAAAAGCTCGCAAATTATAA
- a CDS encoding Fic family protein gives MDKKLLASIEGKKREIDKNRPLNPSIARKLQEQLALEWTYNSNAIEGNTLSLHETEVVLEQGITIGGKSVNEHLEAINHKDGIEFIRKIINQKEEISETVIRDCHRIILKGIDDLEAGAYRRTNVRIIGARLIPPQAIKVKNKMNDLLSWYYENKHTKPPAILASRFHYRFVCIHPFIDGNGRVARLLMNLILMANGYPPAIILKVDRKRYYRVLNEANAGNDEPFENFIGRSIERTLIIYLNSISPNTSEKQGFISLKEASKYCDYSQEYLSLLARKGKISAIKLNKEWVTTREALVEYIESQTRA, from the coding sequence ATGGACAAAAAGCTTCTTGCGAGCATTGAAGGCAAGAAACGGGAAATAGATAAGAACCGACCACTGAATCCCTCAATTGCTCGAAAACTGCAAGAACAACTCGCCTTAGAATGGACGTACAACTCGAATGCAATAGAAGGCAATACTCTGTCTCTACATGAGACCGAAGTTGTTTTAGAACAGGGGATTACCATTGGTGGAAAGTCTGTTAATGAACATCTTGAAGCAATAAACCATAAGGATGGCATAGAATTCATAAGGAAGATAATTAACCAGAAAGAAGAAATAAGCGAAACTGTCATTCGTGACTGCCATAGAATCATACTTAAAGGCATAGATGATCTTGAAGCCGGCGCCTATCGTCGAACAAATGTCCGAATTATTGGTGCCCGATTAATACCACCGCAAGCGATCAAAGTAAAGAATAAAATGAATGACCTTCTTTCCTGGTACTATGAAAACAAGCATACCAAACCACCAGCAATTCTTGCTTCGAGATTCCATTATAGATTTGTTTGTATTCACCCATTCATTGATGGAAATGGGCGAGTCGCGCGTTTGTTGATGAACTTGATATTAATGGCAAATGGTTATCCCCCTGCGATTATTTTGAAGGTAGACCGAAAACGGTACTATCGCGTGTTGAATGAGGCAAACGCCGGAAATGATGAGCCATTTGAAAACTTCATTGGCCGTTCAATTGAAAGAACGCTTATAATCTACTTAAACAGCATCTCCCCAAATACTAGTGAGAAACAAGGATTTATTAGTTTAAAAGAAGCCTCAAAGTACTGTGATTACTCACAGGAATATTTATCTTTGCTTGCACGAAAAGGGAAGATATCAGCGATAAAACTAAACAAAGAGTGGGTAACAACTCGAGAAGCTTTAGTGGAATATATTGAAAGTCAAACCAGGGCATAG
- a CDS encoding response regulator, producing the protein MNGMEALNGLVAEFPVAKIVMVSAVGQKAQVFEALNVGAKDFIIKPFEPGPPYPAEVWRNLYAETIRLSKKV; encoded by the coding sequence ATGAACGGGATGGAGGCCTTAAATGGGCTCGTGGCAGAATTTCCGGTGGCAAAGATCGTGATGGTAAGCGCCGTGGGCCAAAAGGCTCAGGTCTTCGAAGCCCTGAATGTAGGAGCCAAGGATTTTATCATTAAGCCCTTCGAACCCGGTCCCCCTTACCCTGCCGAAGTCTGGAGAAATCTGTACGCCGAAACGATACGCCTGAGTAAGAAGGTTTAG
- a CDS encoding RidA family protein, with the protein MIIEQKLKELQIVLPEAPKPAAMYIPVKQIGNALFVSGQIPFRNGELVYSGKVGSERSLEEAQDAAEICVLNIIAVAKEYLGNLDKIKNVTKLQGFVNSEATFNKAHIVVNAASKLLYEIFGEAGRHARTVVCTNELPLDATVEIEAIIELIG; encoded by the coding sequence ATGATAATCGAACAAAAGCTGAAAGAACTGCAAATTGTTCTTCCGGAAGCACCAAAACCGGCTGCAATGTATATACCTGTAAAACAAATTGGGAATGCATTGTTTGTATCAGGACAAATTCCTTTTAGGAATGGCGAACTGGTTTATTCTGGAAAAGTTGGGAGCGAGAGATCTCTTGAAGAAGCTCAGGATGCGGCTGAAATATGTGTTCTCAATATTATTGCGGTTGCAAAAGAATATTTAGGTAATTTGGATAAAATTAAAAACGTGACGAAATTACAGGGATTTGTAAATAGTGAAGCAACTTTTAATAAGGCACACATTGTGGTAAATGCAGCTTCCAAATTGTTATATGAAATATTCGGTGAAGCAGGAAGGCATGCACGTACCGTCGTTTGTACAAATGAGCTTCCGTTGGATGCAACCGTAGAAATTGAAGCAATCATCGAACTTATAGGCTGA
- the dcd gene encoding dCTP deaminase codes for MAILSRSELNDRLYSKREDKIVITPILDQEAQLGETGIDLRLGNQFISFKSENIRTFDIKENMKQEDLLKLQKEYVLPFGSSYILHPQNMILCSTFEYIGLPTDIWGTIEGRSSWARIGLVIATANSIDPGFKGCITLELSNLSNVPIELYPGMRIAQLVCEKTTSSVQYSNRKYLFPIGPEFSKLGRDKDIEIFTDKI; via the coding sequence ATGGCAATACTTTCTAGAAGTGAACTAAATGATAGACTATATAGTAAGCGTGAAGATAAAATCGTAATTACACCGATTCTTGATCAAGAAGCACAACTGGGTGAAACTGGCATTGATCTTCGATTGGGGAATCAATTTATAAGTTTTAAATCTGAAAATATTAGAACATTTGATATTAAAGAAAATATGAAACAAGAAGATTTACTTAAACTACAAAAAGAATATGTTCTACCTTTCGGAAGTTCATATATACTTCATCCACAGAATATGATTCTATGTTCTACTTTTGAATATATAGGACTACCTACAGATATTTGGGGTACAATCGAAGGGCGTTCATCGTGGGCTCGTATTGGATTAGTCATAGCTACAGCAAATAGCATCGATCCTGGTTTCAAAGGGTGCATTACGCTTGAGTTATCTAACCTCTCAAACGTACCAATTGAATTATATCCCGGGATGAGAATTGCGCAGTTAGTATGTGAGAAAACAACATCAAGTGTTCAATATAGTAATCGAAAGTATTTATTTCCTATTGGCCCAGAATTTTCAAAACTTGGTAGAGATAAAGATATAGAAATATTCACTGATAAAATTTGA